A window from Roseburia sp. 499 encodes these proteins:
- a CDS encoding glycosyltransferase family 2 protein, which yields MKITPYRIKKGFKYLKHYGPKAFWARLLDRMEPEEVPYDPWFEHFKASEEELQKQKKQEKKFSYRPLISIVVPTFQTPEQYLTEMLESVYHQSYSNWQLCIADASLSEEVKSFVEKFIQEKQESRIIYKHLEENLGIAENTNAGLEMATGEWIGLLDHDDLLAPEALFEMVSKMNQDSEFEVIYSDEDKITEEKKGEWVHSQPHFKPDFSIDLLRSNNYITHFLCVKRNVLEQIDGFRREFDGAQDYDFILRCTEVAKKVGHVSKVLYHWRVHSSSTSDNPMSKKYAYDAGQRAIEEHLKRMGQQGTVTQRKFFGFYQVRYQVQGNPLVSILIPNKDQAKTLKRCIDSIEKSSYQNYEVIIIENNSVEEETFRYYESLCGTKYEEKTDGVSCEGKLPGGQKIQVVTWKKGFNYSAINNFGASFAAGEYFILLNNDIELITKDWIEEMLGNCQRPEVGIVGARLYYPDNTIQHAGIVVGIDGIAANMFPGMKREREGYMHRAATQLNYSAVTAACMMIEKRIFDEVGGLDEVLTVAFNDLDLCLRVGKAGYLVVYNPWVEAYHYESKSRGKEDTKEKVRRFGDEIEFIRTRWITLLKEGDPYYNSNFSLKKCNYALKPYK from the coding sequence ATGAAGATTACACCATATCGAATTAAAAAGGGATTCAAATATTTAAAGCATTATGGACCGAAGGCTTTTTGGGCACGTCTGCTTGACCGCATGGAACCGGAGGAAGTACCTTATGACCCATGGTTTGAACATTTTAAAGCAAGTGAAGAAGAATTACAAAAGCAAAAAAAGCAAGAAAAGAAATTTTCCTACAGACCCCTTATTAGTATTGTCGTGCCGACCTTTCAGACACCGGAACAATACCTGACGGAAATGTTAGAATCAGTATATCATCAGTCATATTCAAACTGGCAATTATGTATTGCAGATGCTAGTCTTTCAGAGGAAGTAAAGAGTTTTGTAGAAAAGTTTATTCAGGAAAAACAGGAGTCACGAATTATCTATAAGCATCTGGAAGAAAATCTTGGTATTGCAGAGAATACGAATGCGGGTCTTGAAATGGCAACCGGAGAATGGATTGGACTGTTAGACCATGATGATTTGTTGGCACCGGAAGCACTGTTTGAAATGGTGTCTAAGATGAATCAGGATTCAGAGTTTGAAGTGATTTATTCGGATGAAGATAAGATTACGGAAGAGAAAAAGGGAGAATGGGTCCATTCTCAGCCTCACTTTAAACCGGATTTTAGTATTGATTTGTTGCGTTCTAATAATTATATTACTCATTTTTTGTGTGTGAAACGAAATGTATTAGAGCAGATAGATGGGTTCCGGCGAGAGTTCGATGGGGCACAGGATTATGATTTTATTCTGCGCTGTACAGAAGTAGCAAAAAAAGTGGGACATGTATCCAAGGTGTTATATCATTGGAGAGTGCACAGTAGCTCCACCTCAGACAATCCGATGAGCAAAAAGTATGCTTATGATGCAGGACAGAGAGCAATTGAGGAACATTTGAAACGAATGGGGCAGCAGGGAACGGTAACTCAGAGAAAGTTTTTCGGATTTTATCAGGTAAGGTATCAGGTTCAAGGTAATCCACTTGTATCGATTCTGATTCCCAATAAAGATCAGGCGAAGACTTTAAAGAGATGCATAGATTCCATAGAGAAGTCAAGTTATCAGAATTATGAAGTAATTATTATAGAAAATAATAGTGTGGAGGAAGAAACTTTCCGGTATTATGAATCCCTTTGTGGTACGAAGTATGAGGAAAAAACAGACGGAGTGTCTTGTGAAGGAAAATTGCCAGGTGGTCAGAAAATCCAAGTTGTGACATGGAAAAAAGGATTTAATTATTCTGCAATCAATAACTTTGGGGCTTCTTTTGCGGCTGGTGAATATTTCATCTTACTTAATAATGATATTGAACTGATTACAAAGGATTGGATAGAGGAAATGCTTGGTAACTGCCAGCGTCCGGAAGTGGGAATTGTGGGAGCGCGTCTCTATTATCCGGATAATACGATTCAACATGCAGGTATTGTGGTTGGAATAGATGGAATTGCTGCAAATATGTTTCCGGGAATGAAACGTGAAAGAGAGGGTTATATGCATCGGGCAGCAACACAGTTAAATTATAGTGCGGTGACTGCAGCGTGTATGATGATAGAAAAGCGTATTTTTGATGAAGTAGGTGGATTAGATGAGGTGCTTACCGTAGCATTTAACGATTTGGACTTGTGTTTGCGTGTGGGAAAGGCTGGCTATCTGGTCGTTTACAATCCATGGGTAGAGGCATATCACTATGAATCGAAAAGTCGTGGAAAGGAAGATACAAAGGAAAAAGTACGGAGATTTGGTGACGAAATAGAATTTATTCGCACTCGTTGGATTACACTCTTAAAAGAAGGCGATCCCTATTACAATTCTAATTTTTCTTTAAAGAAGTGTAATTATGCTTTGAAACCATATAAGTAA
- a CDS encoding EamA family transporter — MIYYAILIGGTILGAVASMFFKQASEKEEIIKVLFDPRLYIGGFLYLASALVDIYVLRYLDYSAALPFTAITYIWTLLLAYFVLKEKISKKKIMGVGMIILGAILVM; from the coding sequence ATGATTTATTATGCAATTTTAATCGGTGGAACGATACTTGGCGCTGTTGCTTCAATGTTTTTTAAACAGGCATCAGAAAAGGAAGAAATAATAAAGGTATTATTTGACCCGAGATTATACATTGGTGGTTTTCTATATTTAGCATCTGCGCTAGTAGATATTTATGTGTTAAGATATCTGGATTATTCTGCGGCGCTTCCATTTACAGCAATCACCTATATATGGACATTGTTGTTAGCATACTTTGTATTGAAGGAAAAAATATCGAAGAAGAAGATTATGGGAGTAGGCATGATTATATTGGGTGCAATATTAGTTATGTAA
- a CDS encoding LCP family protein: protein MEQNREGLTLAEVKRRKAKRKKRKIILITVCSIVAVLLVGIVATFMILRYSGEKSLKEKTQNVQADKENDYITYKGKKYQYKEDMINILCLGIDIRQDNLDEWADEDERISEGEEIEKSRRAGQADAIFILSLDTKNHTLDVIAVPRDIMVPVKKYSIAGEYAGTENLQITLQHAYGDGKEWSCELMEEAVSNLFYQLPINGYCSINMLALPIINDAVGGVQVHIDEDLTLLNKEFIAGNDVLLQGDAALDFVGGRDITVAQSSLARIGRQKEYLMSFAQAAKSAIGSDITLPVELYRTLSEYMVTDISVDEVTYLASEAIQCNISEDCLHIVDVDVQMGEKYEEYYVKEEELYQMIIDIFYEEVK from the coding sequence ATGGAGCAGAATAGAGAGGGATTGACTCTTGCAGAAGTCAAAAGACGTAAGGCAAAAAGAAAGAAAAGAAAAATAATTCTTATCACGGTTTGTAGCATTGTTGCTGTATTACTTGTTGGAATTGTGGCAACTTTTATGATTCTGCGCTACAGTGGAGAAAAAAGTCTGAAGGAAAAAACGCAGAATGTGCAAGCGGATAAAGAAAATGACTATATTACCTATAAGGGGAAGAAATATCAATACAAAGAGGATATGATAAATATTCTCTGTCTCGGAATCGATATTCGTCAGGATAACTTAGATGAGTGGGCGGACGAAGACGAAAGAATTTCTGAGGGAGAAGAAATAGAAAAGAGCAGACGGGCTGGTCAGGCAGATGCAATATTTATTCTGTCGTTGGATACCAAGAACCATACGTTGGATGTAATAGCAGTTCCAAGAGATATTATGGTTCCGGTAAAGAAGTATTCTATAGCCGGGGAATATGCAGGTACAGAAAACTTGCAGATAACCCTTCAACATGCGTATGGTGATGGAAAAGAATGGAGCTGCGAATTAATGGAAGAAGCAGTATCCAATCTGTTTTATCAATTGCCAATCAATGGTTATTGCTCTATTAATATGTTGGCATTACCTATTATCAATGATGCGGTAGGTGGAGTTCAGGTACATATTGATGAAGATTTAACATTACTGAACAAGGAATTTATTGCGGGGAACGATGTCCTTTTACAGGGTGATGCAGCACTAGACTTTGTTGGGGGAAGAGATATTACGGTGGCACAAAGTAGTTTAGCACGTATCGGAAGGCAGAAGGAATATTTGATGTCTTTTGCACAGGCAGCGAAGTCCGCCATTGGAAGTGACATCACATTGCCTGTGGAACTATATCGAACGCTGAGTGAATATATGGTTACGGATATTAGCGTAGATGAAGTGACCTATTTGGCATCAGAGGCAATACAGTGTAATATTTCGGAAGATTGTCTTCATATTGTGGATGTTGATGTGCAGATGGGGGAGAAGTATGAAGAATATTATGTAAAGGAAGAAGAACTTTATCAGATGATTATTGATATTTTTTATGAAGAGGTAAAGTAA
- a CDS encoding AAA family ATPase, producing MARTVAIGIQQFNEIREKNYFYVDKTNFIKEWWEGGDSVTLITRPRRFGKTLTMSMVEQFFSVDYAGRSDLFEGLSIWQEEEYRSIQGTYPVINLSFANIKEDSYISTREKICQLITNLYVKFSFLRDSDVLTDKDKEYFDRISVDMRDSDATLALYQLSDFLYRYYGKKVIILLDEYDTPMQEAYLDGYWNELVVFTRSIFNAAFKTNPWLERAIMTGITRVSKESIFSDLNNLEVVTTTSDKYAVSFGFTEEEVFSAMEERGLGGEKEKVKRWYDGFIFGSNKDIYNPWSILNFIDKGKYTTYWANTSSNSLIGKLIREGNRNIKEKFEGLLRDEVIRTPIDEQIVYNQLNGNEQAVWSLLLASGYLKVLSYEEYDKIPEGMQPKYELALTNLEVKLMFQNMIRTWFADAETDYNDFVKALLLGDTKAMNVYMNRVALSTFSYFDTGKRPFGQEPERFYHGFVLGLMVELQPRYVISSNRESGFGRYDVMLEPKNPKEDDAIILEFKVQDPEEESSLKDTVQKALRQIEEKKYASSLIEKGVEEEHIRAYGFAFQGKKVLIGGQ from the coding sequence ATGGCAAGAACAGTAGCAATTGGAATACAACAGTTTAACGAAATAAGAGAAAAAAATTACTTTTATGTGGATAAAACAAACTTCATTAAGGAATGGTGGGAAGGCGGGGACAGTGTGACACTGATTACCCGCCCACGTCGTTTTGGGAAAACGCTTACCATGAGTATGGTGGAACAGTTCTTCTCTGTAGATTATGCAGGAAGAAGCGATTTATTTGAAGGACTGTCCATCTGGCAGGAAGAAGAATACCGGAGTATTCAGGGAACCTATCCGGTTATAAATCTTTCTTTTGCGAATATCAAGGAGGATAGCTACATTTCTACCAGAGAAAAAATCTGCCAGCTTATCACAAATTTGTATGTAAAGTTTTCTTTTTTAAGAGATAGTGATGTTTTGACAGATAAGGACAAAGAATATTTTGACCGTATATCTGTAGATATGCGTGACAGTGATGCAACTCTTGCGCTTTATCAACTTTCGGATTTCTTATATCGTTATTATGGGAAAAAGGTCATCATCCTCCTAGATGAGTACGATACTCCTATGCAAGAAGCCTATTTGGATGGATATTGGAATGAATTGGTAGTTTTTACTAGGAGTATATTCAATGCTGCATTTAAGACGAATCCATGGCTGGAACGCGCCATTATGACCGGTATCACACGTGTCAGTAAGGAATCCATATTTTCAGACCTGAATAATCTGGAAGTGGTAACAACGACATCTGATAAATATGCCGTTTCTTTCGGATTTACAGAGGAAGAAGTATTTTCTGCCATGGAGGAAAGGGGACTCGGTGGAGAAAAGGAAAAGGTCAAGAGATGGTATGATGGTTTTATTTTTGGAAGCAATAAGGATATTTATAATCCATGGTCTATTTTGAATTTTATAGACAAAGGAAAATACACCACTTATTGGGCGAATACAAGCTCTAACAGCTTGATAGGCAAATTAATTCGGGAAGGAAATCGCAACATAAAAGAAAAATTTGAGGGACTACTACGGGATGAGGTTATAAGGACTCCTATTGATGAGCAAATTGTGTATAATCAGTTGAACGGTAACGAGCAGGCAGTTTGGAGCTTGCTTCTTGCTAGCGGCTATCTTAAGGTACTTTCTTATGAAGAATATGATAAGATTCCAGAAGGAATGCAGCCGAAATATGAACTTGCACTTACCAATCTGGAAGTGAAACTGATGTTTCAGAATATGATAAGAACCTGGTTTGCAGATGCTGAAACAGATTATAATGATTTTGTAAAGGCATTGTTATTGGGAGATACAAAGGCAATGAATGTCTATATGAACCGTGTTGCGCTGAGTACCTTTAGTTACTTTGATACTGGAAAGAGACCATTTGGGCAAGAGCCGGAACGGTTTTATCATGGATTTGTATTGGGACTTATGGTGGAACTTCAACCTAGATATGTTATATCCTCCAACCGGGAAAGCGGTTTTGGAAGATATGATGTAATGTTAGAACCTAAGAATCCTAAGGAAGATGATGCTATCATATTAGAATTTAAGGTACAGGATCCAGAGGAAGAAAGTTCTCTTAAAGATACTGTACAAAAAGCGTTGCGGCAGATTGAGGAAAAGAAATATGCGTCCTCTTTGATTGAAAAAGGAGTTGAGGAGGAACACATTCGTGCGTATGGATTTGCTTTTCAGGGAAAGAAAGTGCTGATTGGGGGGCAATAG
- a CDS encoding helix-turn-helix domain-containing protein, producing the protein MSGIGKEIKRIREEEGVSQEKLTRGLCSRSTLSKLEWEERYVEQWIIEAILQRLGKSSDKFWTIINVKDYYMLEERNRIWEDILNKKYAEAERGLESYRKRVNMQEPLQHQFVLKCQGILLGKAGNWRRSIAVITQAIQTTVCEFEVGNVEHLFLGRDEMLLILLLVEGYEQVGKKREARQLVYGLLKNIENKNWDSEELVKIYPKVVWYWVRFLKEEDKHEMVIFVAGRAVELLKENEVVFLMSDLMSSIMWGIKRRGEKEERELTRKERYEYERLKRQVEVLEEVWEEYGTIPRENVIYCTNIQKDISASNELIRKARKNCGFSQEALSDAICTTENLSRIENGGISPEEKNYRSLMEKMHQAVERNRGIINVPDYRLREELRMVSKYASQMEYDKAQKIWRKLSGKIPRNSKENRQCILRYDTLISYGKKEIGWKEATRRYESALRETMPRFKQIDIAEWPLTRTEIFLLNNIASGYYSMGKRQEAKQILDSLKQAFDSSAVSVSCRITEYVVLLYNLAMVEKMEGNMQKAKELFEEGVRLQLQAGRLTKVAKLLYSLGWVMQEKREDEKARKRIKQAFHLSDITNLPNMNNDIYNYWQKNWKDSILN; encoded by the coding sequence ATGAGCGGAATAGGAAAAGAAATCAAGCGTATACGCGAGGAGGAGGGAGTATCACAGGAAAAACTGACAAGAGGATTATGCTCTCGTTCCACGTTATCTAAGTTAGAATGGGAGGAACGATATGTAGAGCAGTGGATAATAGAAGCAATTTTACAGCGTCTGGGAAAATCATCAGATAAGTTCTGGACCATTATAAATGTAAAAGATTATTACATGTTGGAAGAACGTAATAGAATCTGGGAAGATATTTTAAACAAAAAGTATGCAGAAGCTGAACGTGGACTTGAGAGTTACCGCAAACGTGTAAATATGCAGGAACCGTTACAGCATCAGTTTGTTTTAAAGTGTCAGGGAATACTGCTTGGAAAGGCAGGAAACTGGAGGCGAAGTATAGCAGTAATAACGCAGGCGATACAGACAACAGTCTGTGAATTTGAAGTTGGAAATGTGGAACATCTTTTCCTTGGAAGAGATGAGATGTTGCTAATTTTATTATTGGTAGAAGGCTATGAGCAAGTGGGGAAGAAAAGGGAAGCAAGGCAACTGGTATATGGGTTACTTAAGAATATTGAGAACAAGAACTGGGATAGCGAAGAACTAGTTAAAATTTATCCAAAAGTAGTATGGTATTGGGTGAGATTTCTAAAGGAAGAAGACAAACATGAGATGGTCATTTTCGTAGCTGGAAGAGCTGTAGAATTGTTGAAGGAAAATGAAGTTGTTTTTTTGATGTCAGATTTGATGTCCAGTATCATGTGGGGGATTAAGCGAAGAGGAGAGAAAGAGGAGCGAGAGCTTACTCGAAAGGAAAGGTATGAATATGAAAGGCTAAAGAGGCAGGTAGAGGTCTTAGAAGAAGTATGGGAAGAATATGGTACAATTCCTAGAGAAAATGTGATTTATTGTACAAATATCCAGAAAGATATCAGTGCTAGTAATGAGTTGATTCGAAAGGCTAGAAAGAACTGTGGATTTTCCCAGGAGGCATTGAGTGATGCCATTTGTACCACGGAAAATTTATCTCGAATCGAAAATGGGGGGATATCTCCGGAGGAAAAGAATTATCGTAGTCTTATGGAAAAAATGCATCAAGCAGTAGAACGTAATCGTGGAATCATCAATGTACCTGACTATAGATTGCGTGAAGAATTAAGAATGGTTTCCAAATATGCCAGTCAAATGGAATATGATAAGGCACAGAAGATATGGAGAAAATTAAGCGGAAAAATTCCCAGAAATTCTAAGGAAAACCGTCAGTGCATTTTAAGATACGATACGCTGATAAGTTATGGAAAAAAGGAAATTGGCTGGAAGGAAGCAACAAGACGATATGAGTCAGCCCTAAGAGAAACTATGCCAAGATTTAAACAGATAGATATTGCGGAGTGGCCATTAACGAGGACAGAGATATTTCTTTTGAACAATATTGCAAGTGGCTACTATAGCATGGGAAAAAGGCAGGAAGCAAAGCAAATTTTGGATAGCCTTAAGCAAGCCTTTGACAGCAGTGCGGTATCTGTTTCATGTCGGATAACAGAGTATGTGGTGTTGCTATATAACCTGGCAATGGTAGAAAAAATGGAAGGAAATATGCAAAAGGCGAAAGAATTATTTGAAGAAGGGGTGCGCCTGCAACTTCAGGCAGGAAGGCTTACCAAGGTGGCAAAACTCTTGTATAGTCTTGGTTGGGTGATGCAAGAAAAGAGAGAGGATGAAAAAGCCCGTAAACGAATAAAGCAGGCTTTTCATCTGAGTGATATTACAAATCTGCCAAATATGAATAACGATATATATAACTATTGGCAGAAAAATTGGAAGGATAGCATCCTCAACTAA
- a CDS encoding LPXTG cell wall anchor domain-containing protein, protein MKKRLVTLVAAMVLTLSMGMTAFAAESPVVDDTPYQEGYATSATTTVGGVAVALDFTYNEINIIAQSTAAQQAELLKFFDAESKAAQDAYVKTLFETVTGYTSSTDANKAPFVKDFFSLELPAGTTMPAEGIDITIEAPYASAGDSVWFLLHLKDDGTWEFIKTTAGNGTLTGRFTSLSPVYVICAQDAKAPAAAGTTGTAATTATKTATTTTAPKTGEFAGIYVAGMFALISAAGILVYTKRRKTVR, encoded by the coding sequence ATGAAGAAAAGATTAGTTACATTAGTAGCAGCTATGGTATTGACATTATCCATGGGAATGACAGCTTTTGCAGCAGAGAGTCCAGTTGTAGATGATACGCCATATCAGGAAGGATATGCAACTTCAGCAACAACAACTGTAGGAGGAGTAGCTGTAGCGTTAGATTTCACATATAATGAGATAAATATAATAGCGCAATCTACAGCAGCACAGCAGGCTGAGTTATTGAAATTTTTTGATGCGGAAAGTAAAGCAGCACAGGATGCATATGTAAAGACATTGTTTGAAACTGTAACAGGTTACACATCTAGTACAGATGCTAATAAGGCACCTTTTGTAAAGGACTTTTTTAGCTTAGAATTACCAGCAGGTACTACAATGCCGGCAGAGGGAATTGACATTACAATCGAGGCTCCTTATGCAAGTGCTGGAGATAGTGTATGGTTTTTATTACATTTAAAAGATGACGGAACATGGGAATTCATTAAGACTACAGCAGGAAACGGAACACTTACAGGAAGATTTACTTCTCTTTCTCCTGTATATGTAATCTGCGCACAGGATGCTAAGGCACCAGCAGCTGCAGGAACAACAGGAACAGCAGCAACAACAGCAACAAAGACAGCAACAACTACTACTGCACCAAAGACCGGTGAGTTCGCTGGTATCTATGTAGCAGGAATGTTTGCATTGATTAGTGCAGCAGGTATTTTGGTATATACAAAAAGACGGAAAACAGTTCGCTAG
- a CDS encoding LCP family glycopolymer transferase codes for MEKKRRSKKQRQKRKIVLVVLAVIFALILAVVAFIWSKFSKMDKIEMKNIKVNELPQETEEAMQGYTTIALFGLDNRSNGNFESGNSDTIIVVSINGDTGEIKMASVYRDTYLDIDEDKFRKANAAYSSGGPEQAVNMLNKNLDLTISDYVAVDFNAVVDAVNLLGGIELEITSEEVGYMNDYIDGVSEVTGKKSKHVSAGKQMCDGVQATAYARIRYTTGWDYKRTERQRTVITKMFEKAKETDLLTLNSMLDEILPEVSTSLSATEILGLATDMTKYHMGENTGFPFDKESTSLGKLGSVVVPVDLENNVIQLHEFLYTNESYTPSQTVKKLSETVHSNTGY; via the coding sequence ATGGAAAAGAAAAGGCGTAGCAAAAAGCAAAGACAAAAACGGAAGATAGTATTAGTGGTATTAGCGGTAATTTTTGCATTGATTCTTGCAGTTGTAGCATTCATCTGGAGCAAGTTCAGTAAGATGGATAAAATTGAGATGAAGAACATCAAGGTAAATGAATTGCCGCAAGAGACAGAGGAGGCAATGCAGGGATATACTACAATTGCATTGTTTGGACTGGATAATCGTTCCAATGGAAATTTTGAAAGCGGAAATAGTGATACAATTATTGTAGTAAGCATTAATGGCGATACTGGTGAAATAAAGATGGCATCCGTATATCGTGATACTTATCTGGATATAGATGAGGATAAGTTCAGAAAAGCCAATGCGGCATACAGTAGTGGTGGACCGGAGCAGGCGGTTAATATGCTTAATAAGAACTTAGATTTGACAATCAGTGATTATGTTGCGGTAGATTTTAACGCGGTAGTAGATGCGGTAAATCTTTTAGGTGGAATCGAATTGGAGATTACATCTGAAGAAGTAGGATATATGAATGATTATATCGATGGTGTAAGTGAGGTAACAGGAAAGAAAAGTAAGCATGTAAGTGCCGGAAAACAAATGTGTGATGGTGTTCAGGCTACTGCATATGCAAGAATCCGGTATACTACAGGTTGGGATTATAAACGAACAGAACGTCAAAGAACAGTTATTACGAAGATGTTCGAAAAGGCAAAAGAAACAGATTTACTTACCTTGAACAGTATGTTAGATGAAATACTTCCGGAGGTTTCTACTAGTTTAAGTGCTACAGAGATTTTAGGTCTTGCAACTGATATGACAAAGTATCATATGGGAGAAAACACCGGTTTCCCATTTGATAAGGAATCAACAAGTCTTGGAAAACTTGGAAGCGTAGTAGTGCCAGTAGATTTGGAAAACAATGTTATTCAGCTTCATGAGTTTTTATATACCAATGAGTCATATACTCCGTCTCAGACAGTGAAGAAGTTAAGTGAAACGGTTCATAGTAATACAGGGTATTAA
- the srtB gene encoding class B sortase: protein MDKKKKRNIIILSVLILVFVLSVGFIIAYFVKQNNAKDEYEEIKEKAKVSVEKEVKDSEEESDEPYVSPIDFEELWKTNEEIYAWIQIPGTEIDYPIAQRADDDAYYLNHTIEGTEGLPGSIYTEAVNSKDFTDFNTVIYGHNMKNGTMFAGLHKYEDKEFLEENPYVYIYLPDRTLKYQIFAAVVFDDRHIMHSFDYSTPEGCQRFLDEIKGVRTMESGFDENVEVGTDSNIITLATCIGGQPDNRWLVEAVLIEDGAE, encoded by the coding sequence ATGGATAAGAAGAAAAAAAGGAATATCATTATTTTAAGTGTATTAATATTAGTATTTGTGCTAAGCGTAGGATTTATCATAGCATATTTTGTAAAACAAAATAATGCGAAAGATGAATATGAAGAGATAAAGGAAAAGGCAAAGGTCTCTGTAGAGAAGGAAGTAAAAGATTCAGAAGAAGAGTCAGATGAACCTTATGTAAGTCCTATTGATTTTGAAGAATTATGGAAAACAAATGAAGAGATATATGCATGGATTCAGATACCGGGAACGGAGATTGATTATCCAATCGCGCAACGGGCAGATGATGATGCTTATTATTTAAATCATACTATCGAGGGAACAGAGGGACTTCCGGGATCTATTTATACAGAAGCAGTGAATAGCAAAGACTTTACAGATTTTAATACAGTAATCTATGGGCATAATATGAAAAATGGCACTATGTTTGCCGGGCTTCATAAGTATGAAGATAAAGAATTTTTGGAAGAAAATCCGTATGTTTATATTTATTTGCCAGACAGGACTTTAAAATATCAGATATTTGCGGCAGTAGTATTTGATGACCGTCATATTATGCATAGTTTTGATTATAGTACACCGGAAGGTTGTCAAAGATTTCTTGATGAAATCAAGGGCGTGCGTACTATGGAATCTGGTTTTGACGAAAACGTAGAAGTTGGAACGGATAGTAATATTATTACACTTGCAACTTGTATTGGAGGACAGCCGGATAATAGATGGCTGGTAGAGGCGGTATTAATAGAAGATGGAGCAGAATAG
- a CDS encoding EamA family transporter, which translates to MKESFVKNRTGILLMLFSSICACLGQLFWKLSAEQGIFMALAGFVFYGAGALIMLIAYRFGSLSVLQPMLSMNYVLSIVLGALVLQEVVTIKKVIGVLVIMAGVILIGGGDEE; encoded by the coding sequence ATGAAAGAGTCATTTGTGAAAAATAGAACCGGAATTTTACTGATGTTGTTTTCATCGATTTGTGCCTGTCTGGGACAGTTGTTTTGGAAGCTGTCTGCAGAACAGGGAATCTTTATGGCGTTAGCGGGATTTGTCTTTTATGGTGCGGGAGCACTGATTATGTTGATAGCGTATCGATTTGGTAGCCTTTCCGTTTTACAGCCTATGCTGAGTATGAATTATGTTTTAAGCATTGTTTTAGGAGCATTGGTTTTACAGGAAGTAGTGACGATAAAGAAAGTTATTGGCGTTTTAGTCATTATGGCAGGAGTTATTTTGATAGGGGGAGGGGATGAGGAATGA